From Cucumis melo cultivar AY chromosome 1, USDA_Cmelo_AY_1.0, whole genome shotgun sequence, a single genomic window includes:
- the LOC103495249 gene encoding probable E3 ubiquitin ligase SUD1 isoform X6: MEIAPAAAPSIDRDAASVDAVQPSSSSTDSVPGNEANLSTSFPGPKYDDDEEEEDVCRICRNPRDADNPLSHPCACSGSIKFVHQDCLLQWLNHSNARQCEVCKHAFSFSPVYAENAPSRLPFQEFIFGIAMKACHVLQFFLRLSFVLSVWLLIIPFITFWIWRLAFVRSFGEAQRLFLSHLSATVVLTDCLHGFLLSASIVFIFLGATSLRDYFRHLRELGGQDGEREDDADRNGARAVRRPPGQANRNFAGDANGEDAGGAPVLAGAGQMIRRNAENVAARWEMQAARLEAHVEQMFDVDDADGAEDVPFDELVGMQGPVFHLVENAFTVLASNMIFLGVVIFVPFTLGRIILHYASWLFSSASGPVFSTMMPLTESALSLANITLKNALTAVANLSSDGKESGLLDQVAEMLKVNSSTLNDVSNNITAPLSVDLLKGAATGGSRLSDVTTLAVGYIFIFSLVFFYLGTIALIRYTRGEPLTMGRLYGIASVAEAIPSLLRQFMAAMRHLMTMVKVAFLLVIELGVFPLMCGWWLDICTVRMFGKSMAQRVQFFSISPLASSLVHWAVGIVYMLQISIFVNLLRGVLRSGVLYFLRDPADPNYNPFRDLIDDPMHKHARRVLLSIAVYGSLIVMLVFLPVKLAMRMVPSIFPLDISVSDPFTEIPADMLLFQICIPFAIEHFKLRTTIKSLLHCWFTVVGWALGLTDYLLPRTEENVGQENGNGEPGLQEELQVVHLGGQDQALVAHAAANDPNQVPASGNLSNEEYDSEEQTDSERYSFALRIVLLLVVAWMTLLVFNSALIVVPTSLGRALFNAIPLLPITHGIKCNDMYAFVIGSYVIWTAIAGARYSIEYVRARRVTVLLGQIWKWFAIVVKSSALLSIWIFLIPVLIGLLFELLVIVPMRVPVDESPVFLLYQDWALGLIFLKIWTRLVMLDHMIPLVDDSWRVKFERVREDGFSRLQGLWVLREIVVPIIMKLLTALCVPYVLARGVFPVFGYPLIVNSAVYRFAWIGCLCVSMLYFCAKRFHVWFTNLHNSIRDDRYLIGRRLHNFGEDSEEKQIDVGTPLETQNAHLLGTGHAAVAGEGLRLRRVVGN, translated from the exons ATGGAGATTGCACCGGCGGCTGCGCCTTCGATCGACAGAGATGCTGCCTCTGTGGATGCAGTTCAACCATCGTCTTCATCGACGGATTCTGTACCAGGGAACGAGGCGAACTTGTCCACGTCTTTTCCTGGACCTAAGTATGATGACGATGAAGAGGAAGAGGACGTCTGCCGGATCTGTAGGAACCCTAGAGATGCGGATAACCCGCTAAGTCATCCCTGCGCTTGCAGCGGCAGCATCAAGTTTGTTCACCAGGACTGTCTCCTTCAATGGCTTAATCACAGCAACGCCCGTCAGTGCGAG GTTTGCAAACATGCATTTTCCTTCTCCCCTGTTTACGCCGAGAATGCTCCATCAAGGCTACCTTTTCAGGAATTTATTTTTGGAATAGCAATGAAAGCTTGccatgtcctgcagttctttttACGACTAAGTTTTGTGCTCTCTGTTTGGCTACTCATCATACCTTTCATTACTTTTTGGATATGGCGGTTGGCTTTTGTGAGAAGTTTTGGGGAAGCTCAGAGATTATTCTTGAGTCACTTGTCTGCTACTGTTGTTCTTACTGATTGTCTTCATGGCTTCCTACTCTCTGCTAGCATTGTATTTATATTTCTTGGAGCTACCTCCTTGAGAGATTACTTCAGGCATTTGCGGGAACTTGGAGGTCAGGATGGCGAGCGAGAAGATGATGCAGATAGAAACGGAGCTCGTGCTGTAAGAAGACCTCCAGGACAAGCTAACAGAAATTTTGCTGGTGACGCTAATGGTGAAGATGCGGGTGGTGCCCCAGTACTTGCTGGAGCAGGTCAAATGATTAGGAGGAATGCAGAAAATGTTGCTGCTCGGTGGGAGATGCAGGCTGCTCGTCTTGAAGCTCACGTGGAACAGATGTTTGATGTGGATGATGCTGATGGTGCAGAAGATGTTCCCTTTGATGAGCTTGTTGGCATGCAGGGTCCTGTGTTTCACTTAGTTGAGAATGCATTCACA GTCTTAGCCAGCAATATGATATTTCTTGGTGTCGTTATCTTCGTGCCCTTTACACTAGGTCGGATCATACTTCATTACGCATCGTGGCTTTTCTCTTCAGCCAGTGGTCCTGTTTTCTCAACTATGATGCCACTTACTGAGTCAGCTCTCTCCTTAGCAAATATTACATTGAAAAATGCATTGACAGCTGTTGCAAATTTGTCATCAGATGGTAAAGAAAGTGGTCTACTGGATCAGGTTGCAGAAATGTTGAAAGTCAACTCCAGTACATTAAACGATGTCTCAAACAACATAACTGCTCCACTTTCGGTAGATCTTTTGAAAGGGGCTGCCACTGGAGGTTCAAGGCTTTCTGATGTTACAACTCTCGCTGTAGGCTacatatttatattttctttagTTTTCTTCTATCTTGGTACTATTGCATTGATTCGTTACACGAGAGGAGAACCTTTGACTATGGGGAGGCTGTACGGCATTGCATCCGTAGCTGAGGCTATCCCTTCTCTCCTTAGGCAGTTCATGGCAGCAATGAGGCATTTGATGACCATGGTTAAGGTTGCTTTTCTCTTGGTCATAGAACTTGGGGTATTCCCCTTGATGTGTGGCTGGTGGCTTGACATTTGTACTGTAAGGATGTTTGGGAAGTCAATGGCTCAACGTGTTCAGTTCTTCTCAATTTCTCCTCTTGCAAGCTCATTGGTTCACTGGGCTGTTGGCATTGTATATATGCTACAAATAAGCATATTTGTCAATCTACTTCGAGGG GTTTTGCGCAGTGGAGTTCTGTACTTTCTTCGTGATCCGGCTGACCCAAATTATAACCCTTTCCGAGATTTAATCGACGATCCTATGCACAAGCATGCTCGCAGGGTTCTTCTATCTATTGCAGTTTATGGAAGTTTAATTGTAATGCTGGTGTTCTTACCTGTGAAGCTTGCTATGAGGATGGTGCCCTCCATTTTTCCTCTTGATATATC GGTATCGGATCCCTTCACAGAGATTCCGGCTGACATGCTTCTGTTTCAAATCTGCATCCCTTTTGCAATTGAGCATTTTAAATTGAGAACAACAATCAAATCGCTTCTTCACTGCTGGTTTACTGTAGTCGGTTGGGCCCTTGGGCTAACAGATTATTTACTTCCCAGAACTGAAGAAAATGTTGGTCAAGAAAATGGGAATGGAGAGCCTGGGTTGCAAGAAGAACTGCAGGTGGTACATCTAGGTGGACAGGATCAGGCTTTGGTGGCTCATGCTGCAGCTAACGACCCAAACCAAGTTCCTGCGTCTGGAAACTTGAGTAATGAGGAGTATGATAGCGAAGAGCAGACTGATTCAGA GAGGTATAGCTTTGCTCTCCGCATTGTCCTTTTGTTGGTTGTGGCATGGATGACTCTTCTTGTCTTCAACTCAGCATTGATAGTGGTACCAACTTCACTTGGACGGGCACTTTTCAATGCCATTCCACTTCTTCCCATCACACATGGCATCAAGTGCAATG ACATGTATGCATTTGTCATCGGGAGCTACGTTATTTGGACAGCAATAGCTGGTGCCAGATATTCCATTGAATATGTCAGAGCAAGGAGGGTGACAGTTTTGCTGGGCCAGATTTGGAAATGGTTTGCCATTGTCGTCAAGAGTTCTGCACTTCTATCAATTTGG ATCTTTCTCATTCCGGTGTTGATTGGCTTATTATTTGAGCTTCTAGTCATTGTGCCTATGCGAGTCCCAGTGGATGAAAGCCCAGTTTTCCTCTTGTATCAGGACTGGGCATTGGgcttaatttttcttaaaatctgGACTAGATTG GTAATGTTAGATCATATGATACCACTGGTAGATGATAGTTGGAGAGTAAAGTTCGAAAGAGTTAGAGAAGATGGCTTTTCCAGGCTGCAAGGACTCTGGGTTTTGCGGGAAATAGTCGTGCCAATTATAATGAAGCTGCTGACAGCACTATGCGTACCGTACGTACTAGCTAGGGGAGTATTTCCCGTATTTGGGTACCCACTGATCGTTAACTCAGCTGTTTATCGATTTGCTTGGATTGGATGCCTTTGTGTTAGCATGTTGTATTTCTGTGCCAAGAGATTTCATGTTTGGTTCACCAACCTTCACAATTCCATTCGTGATGATCGATATCTCATTGGTCGTCGACTCCATAACTTTGGCGAGGATTCTGAAGAGAAGCAAATTGATGTGGGGACTCCATTGGAGACACAAAATGCACATTTGTTGGGCACCGGCCATGCAGCAGTGGCTGGTGAAGGATTGCGGCTGAGACGAGTTGTTGGTAACTGA